In Quercus lobata isolate SW786 chromosome 12, ValleyOak3.0 Primary Assembly, whole genome shotgun sequence, a genomic segment contains:
- the LOC115970589 gene encoding uncharacterized protein At4g02000-like, protein MEDEADSDCEESSLCEDMVAISLSKEEKVRICEPWGNAIIVKTFGWKVGFLFLSTKLRTMWMPSGRMDVIDLGNDFFLIKFELQTDLEVVLKGGPWFVGQQFLAIRKWEPEFKAEEASLSSVAVWIRLPGLPIEFYEPTILKKIGRAIGPVLHIDSYIANGVKGRFARLCVQVNIEQPLINTVKIGKMVQLVQYEGINMLCFACGRLGHRKENCPALIRSTVGTTKNSSP, encoded by the coding sequence ATGGAGGATGAAGCAGACTCGGACTGTGAGGAGTCTAGCCTATGTGAAGATATGGTCGCGATATCTCtgtcaaaagaagaaaaggtcaGAATCTGTGAGCCTTGGGGAAATGCTATCATTGTCAAAACGTTTGGGTGGAAAGtgggttttcttttcctgtcAACCAAACTGCGGACTATGTGGATGCCTTCTGGTAGAATGGATGTCATTGATTTAggtaatgatttttttcttatcaagtttgAGCTACAAACGGACCTAGAAGTGGTTTTGAAAGGGGGCCCTTGGTTTGTTGGCCAACAGTTTCTTGCCATTAGAAAATGGGAGCCGGAGTTTAAGGCGGAAGAAGCTTCTCTTTCCTCTGTGGCTGTTTGGATTAGGTTGCCTGGATTACCTATTGAGTTCTACGAACCCACCATTCTCAAGAAAATTGGTCGGGCCATTGGACCTGTTCTACATATTGACTCTTATATAGCAAATGGTGTTAAAGGCCGTTTTGCTAGACTCTGTGTTCAGGTTAATATTGAACAACCTCTCATCAATACTGTTAAAATTGGTAAAATGGTTCAGCTTGTCCAATATGAAGGGATCAACATGCTTTGCTTTGCTTGTGGCCGTTTAGGTCATCGTAAGGAAAACTGTCCTGCATTGATTCGAAGCACTGTTGGGACTACCAAGAACTCCTCTCCGTAG
- the LOC115972637 gene encoding leucine-rich repeat extensin-like protein 5 — protein sequence MKRIFIFASIFYTLLLLSNGDNDYSPSTTPASDCSAIVYDVLECIPYLSAGSEQTKVDALCCSSFEAVLEISRECICVALRGSRELGLTLNIARAIALPSACGSSVLSFTDCDILGSPMTPPVNPPNSSPTAPSPSPPEYTPPSSPTTPSPSSSKSTPPIPGPPEFTPPSSSPSNPTLPSPNPQKKTPPSPSPLDYARPSPSSPKTTFPIPSPPKNAPPPMLPKPPTLVPPNSNTPVPACSNNNTKGGMFARAPPVSSPVVHAGTYSTSVSFVILVSMLIATFSCIMV from the exons atgaagagaATTTTTATCTTTGCTTCCATTTTCTATACATTACTTCTTCTCTCAAACGGTGACAATGATTATTCACCATCAACCACACCAGCTTCGGATTGCTCTGCCATAGTATATGATGTGCTTGAGTGCATTCCATATTTGAGTGCTGGGAGTGAGCAAACAAAGGTAGATGCTTTATGTTGTTCCTCATTTGAAGCAGTTCTGGAAATAAGCCGGGAATGCATTTGTGTAGCCCTAAGGGGTAGTCGTGAACTTGGTCTTACCTTGAATATTGCAAGAGCGATTGCTTTGCCTTCTGCTTGTGGCTCATCTGTTCTTTCCTTTACTGATTGTGACA TTCTCGGGTCTCCCATGACACCCCCTG TTAACCCTCCAAATTCGTCACCAACGGCTCCAAGCCCATCACCTCCAGAGTATACTCCTCCAAGCTCACCAACTACTCCAAGCccatcatcatcaaaatctactcctCCAATCCCAGGCCCACCGGAGTTTACTCCTCCAAGCTCATCACCATCAAACCCTACTCTTCCAAGCCCCAACCCACAAAAGAAAACTCCTCCAAGCCCATCACCACTAGATTATGCTCGTCCAAGTCCAAGCTCACCAAAGACTACATTTCCAATCCCATCACCACCAAAGAATGCTCCACCTCCAATGTTGCCAAAACCACCAACTCTAGTGCCACCAAATTCAAATACTCCAGTTCCAGCATGCTCAAACAACAACACTAAAGGAGGAATGTTTGCTCGAGCTCCTCCAGTCTCATCCCCAGTAGTACATGCTGGAACCTATTCTACATCAGTTTCATTTGTTATTCTTGTTAGTATGCTTATTGCTACATTTTCCTGTATCATGGTGTAG